One Pseudomonas sp. FP1742 genomic window carries:
- a CDS encoding YceI family protein — translation MHLRFPRVAAVLAILTIGALPCAHAVEYTRVNTTASKISFTYNQFGSRAYGTFGKFDATLDFDTKKPEAAHAMLTIDLASIDAGSSDANTELQKPAWFNTADYPVATFESTGVKALGNRRYLITGKLTLRGLTRVLQVPVQLKPERAIGIFDGDIILKRSDFKIGEGEWGDTVVSNDIHIRFRIVAPER, via the coding sequence ATGCACCTTCGATTCCCGCGAGTCGCCGCAGTGCTCGCCATCCTCACGATCGGCGCCTTGCCCTGCGCCCACGCCGTTGAATACACCCGGGTGAACACCACCGCCAGCAAGATCTCCTTCACCTACAACCAGTTCGGTTCCAGGGCGTACGGCACCTTCGGCAAGTTTGACGCCACGCTCGATTTCGACACGAAAAAGCCCGAAGCAGCCCACGCCATGCTGACCATCGACCTCGCCAGCATCGACGCCGGCAGCAGCGACGCCAATACCGAGTTGCAAAAGCCCGCCTGGTTCAACACGGCGGATTATCCGGTGGCGACCTTTGAATCAACCGGGGTGAAAGCCTTGGGTAACCGCCGCTACTTGATCACCGGCAAACTCACGCTCAGGGGCCTGACACGCGTGTTGCAGGTACCGGTGCAGTTGAAGCCGGAGCGGGCCATCGGGATTTTCGATGGCGACATCATCCTTAAACGCAGTGACTTCAAGATCGGGGAGGGGGAGTGGGGCGACACGGTAGTTTCCAACGACATCCACATCCGCTTTCGCATCGTTGCCCCCGAGCGGTGA
- a CDS encoding ATPase domain-containing protein: protein MSTKVTINRLATGVPGLDEVLGGGLPEFSFNLIAGPPGCGKTTLAHQMMFALATPERPALFFTVLGEPPLKMLRYQQQFDFFDSEAINHSIRYINLANDTLAGNLDEVLRRIVSEVEAHSPSLVFVDSFRSVVLASQTQDNPNNNLPQFIQQLGMLMTTWQATTFLIGEYFTETDTNPIFTVADGLIWLRQSVQRNSMVRKMEIMKMRGQPTLPGLHTFRIATSGIKVFAPAAPNPVEAPLEFPIKRLKMGVPQLDEMLGGGLPRGYSLLVAGPSGSGKSILAATFLAEGARNGETGVIAVFEQRPNHSQNATLAGLIQRGQVGLVDSRAPDLSIDEIVQLLLSEITRLKATRVVIDSLSGFELALAPTFREDFRESLSRMVTALTGAGVSVLMTSELEDRYTDLRFSPYGTAFLTDAIIVQRYIEVESRLLRIMAVVKVRASAHSDQLRQYHIDDNGLQIGEMLPDQEGLLGGRPTRQSSGAVRTGDKNV, encoded by the coding sequence ATGAGCACCAAAGTGACTATCAACCGCTTGGCCACCGGCGTGCCAGGATTGGACGAGGTGCTGGGCGGAGGTTTGCCGGAGTTTTCGTTCAACTTGATCGCCGGCCCTCCCGGCTGCGGCAAGACTACCCTCGCTCACCAGATGATGTTTGCCCTGGCGACGCCCGAACGTCCGGCGCTGTTCTTTACGGTGCTTGGCGAGCCGCCACTGAAGATGCTGCGCTATCAACAGCAATTCGATTTTTTCGACAGTGAAGCGATCAACCATTCGATTCGCTATATCAACCTGGCCAACGACACCCTCGCCGGAAATCTGGACGAAGTGCTGCGGCGCATCGTCAGCGAGGTGGAGGCGCACTCTCCGTCGCTGGTGTTCGTCGACTCGTTCCGTTCGGTGGTGCTGGCCAGCCAAACCCAGGACAACCCCAACAACAACCTGCCGCAGTTCATTCAGCAACTGGGCATGTTGATGACCACCTGGCAGGCGACGACCTTCCTGATCGGCGAATATTTCACCGAAACCGACACCAACCCGATTTTCACCGTGGCCGATGGCCTGATCTGGCTGCGTCAAAGCGTTCAGCGCAATTCCATGGTGCGCAAGATGGAAATCATGAAGATGCGCGGCCAACCGACACTGCCGGGGCTGCATACCTTCCGCATCGCGACGTCGGGGATCAAGGTCTTTGCGCCAGCGGCCCCCAACCCGGTTGAAGCGCCGCTGGAGTTCCCTATCAAGCGCCTGAAGATGGGCGTGCCGCAGCTCGACGAGATGCTCGGCGGCGGTCTGCCCCGTGGTTATTCCTTGCTGGTAGCCGGGCCGTCGGGTTCGGGCAAAAGCATTCTGGCCGCGACATTTCTCGCTGAAGGCGCGCGCAATGGCGAAACCGGCGTGATCGCGGTGTTCGAACAGCGGCCCAATCACTCCCAGAATGCCACCCTCGCTGGCCTGATCCAGAGGGGCCAGGTCGGTCTGGTGGACAGCCGGGCCCCGGACCTCTCCATCGACGAAATCGTGCAGTTGCTGTTGAGCGAGATCACCCGGCTGAAAGCCACCCGCGTGGTGATCGATTCGCTGTCGGGCTTCGAACTGGCGCTGGCGCCGACCTTCCGCGAGGACTTCCGCGAGTCGCTGTCACGCATGGTCACCGCGCTGACCGGCGCCGGGGTCAGTGTGTTGATGACCTCCGAGTTGGAAGACCGCTACACCGATCTGCGTTTCAGTCCTTACGGCACGGCGTTTCTCACCGATGCGATCATCGTTCAACGCTATATTGAAGTTGAGAGCCGCTTGTTGCGGATCATGGCCGTGGTCAAGGTCCGCGCCAGTGCCCACTCAGATCAGTTGCGCCAGTACCACATCGACGATAACGGCCTGCAGATCGGCGAAATGCTGCCGGACCAGGAAGGGCTGCTCGGTGGTCGACCGACAAGACAGAGTTCAGGAGCGGTACGTACGGGAGATAAAAATGTTTGA
- a CDS encoding sensor histidine kinase KdpD: protein MSKAGGKKEREMANAAHELFLLGQKTVEARAVLAALQKQLSDASSRLVDTQQVEQVIEANQQLVLAILLAQSDAVPPPRLEEQRLYQQLREANAQLVMAALSAQDLQATAERALNQQKNVLAMVAHELRNPLTPISMIAERMVRLPSDQLPRMRELIESQVQHISQLVDDLLDVSRASTGKLRINRRDVDMMQILIEAVDACGPVMIAQQQQFDVHLPDGTLMVNGDSGRLAQILHNLLANAAKYTPAEGRIKLSATVETDVLKISISDNGIGVSAKALPFIFDPYVQDEHAIGFNGSGLGIGLTVVRELVEAHGGKVTVTSEGNGKGSEFVVMLPLVSH from the coding sequence ATGAGTAAAGCCGGTGGCAAGAAGGAACGTGAGATGGCCAATGCTGCTCACGAACTCTTCCTGCTTGGACAAAAGACTGTTGAAGCGCGCGCCGTACTGGCAGCACTGCAAAAACAGTTGAGCGACGCCAGCAGCCGGTTGGTGGATACCCAGCAGGTCGAGCAAGTGATCGAGGCCAATCAGCAGCTGGTACTGGCGATACTCTTGGCGCAATCAGACGCTGTACCCCCCCCTCGTCTGGAGGAGCAGCGTTTGTACCAGCAATTGCGCGAGGCTAATGCGCAGCTGGTAATGGCTGCGCTCAGCGCTCAAGACCTTCAGGCAACAGCCGAGCGCGCATTGAACCAGCAGAAAAACGTACTGGCGATGGTGGCCCATGAGCTGCGAAATCCGTTAACACCTATCAGCATGATTGCAGAGCGTATGGTTCGACTGCCCAGCGACCAACTGCCGCGAATGCGTGAGTTGATTGAGAGTCAAGTACAGCATATTTCACAGCTGGTCGACGATCTGCTCGACGTCTCCCGCGCCAGCACGGGCAAGCTGCGAATCAATCGCCGCGATGTCGACATGATGCAAATTCTGATTGAGGCTGTTGATGCGTGTGGTCCTGTGATGATCGCGCAACAGCAGCAGTTCGACGTCCATCTTCCAGATGGCACCTTGATGGTGAATGGTGATTCAGGACGCCTCGCTCAGATTCTCCACAATCTACTGGCGAATGCAGCCAAGTACACTCCGGCCGAAGGCAGAATCAAGCTGTCAGCCACGGTAGAGACTGACGTTCTGAAGATAAGTATTTCCGACAATGGAATCGGCGTTTCGGCTAAAGCACTCCCTTTTATTTTTGACCCTTATGTTCAAGACGAACACGCCATAGGTTTCAACGGCTCCGGTTTGGGCATCGGGTTGACCGTCGTTCGGGAGCTGGTCGAAGCACACGGGGGCAAGGTCACCGTCACGAGCGAGGGTAATGGTAAGGGAAGTGAGTTCGTGGTGATGCTGCCGCTGGTGAGCCATTGA
- a CDS encoding GNAT family N-acetyltransferase: MPQLTHFATPCPEPINSQILQMVVDNLTDISMVGIAPSNPLYNVYQYTVGYEVHLYLEALGGAKGIAVELIVATDDEDPGKVIGFVLYLPVKDDPQACGVAYMAVQASHRRRGVARAMLQDMLGRYPHAELTCTVAKVPWFESMGFQVLGVRGTQVLMNTRDHSTEGLMGLLDVTSIYSSLEVRQIHTYLLQKHGKRAMIDAEKQRDRHLDQMTRNAKAFVLDRLSKDAERGPRPV; the protein is encoded by the coding sequence ATGCCCCAGCTCACCCACTTTGCCACTCCCTGCCCGGAGCCCATCAACAGCCAGATTCTGCAGATGGTCGTCGACAACCTCACCGACATCAGCATGGTGGGCATCGCGCCGAGCAACCCGTTGTACAACGTCTATCAATACACGGTGGGCTATGAGGTTCATCTGTACCTGGAAGCGCTCGGCGGCGCCAAAGGCATTGCGGTCGAGTTGATCGTCGCCACGGACGACGAAGACCCCGGGAAAGTCATCGGCTTTGTGCTGTACCTGCCGGTCAAGGACGATCCCCAGGCGTGCGGCGTAGCGTATATGGCCGTGCAGGCCAGTCATCGGCGGCGGGGCGTCGCACGGGCGATGCTGCAAGACATGCTCGGCCGCTACCCCCATGCCGAGTTGACCTGCACCGTCGCCAAGGTGCCGTGGTTCGAGTCGATGGGCTTCCAGGTGCTGGGCGTGCGCGGCACCCAGGTGCTGATGAACACCCGTGATCACAGCACTGAAGGCCTGATGGGCCTGTTGGATGTCACATCGATCTACAGTTCCTTGGAGGTGCGGCAGATACATACCTATCTGCTGCAAAAACACGGCAAGCGGGCAATGATCGATGCAGAGAAGCAACGCGACCGGCATCTGGACCAGATGACGCGCAACGCCAAGGCGTTTGTGCTGGATCGTTTGAGCAAAGACGCCGAGCGCGGGCCTCGTCCCGTCTAG
- a CDS encoding PLP-dependent aminotransferase family protein gives MPRSRYKSLVDALAANIRSGRLLPGTRLPTHRQLATTEGLALVTASRVYAELEAMGLVSGETGRGTFVRETSWSPNQAIDQHSVAAGMTDLNFNYPALPGQTELLRNALRQLASAGDLEALLRYQPHAGRPHERASVARHLSVRGLTVEAEQVLIVTGAQQGLAVTMMALLQPGDVIAADALTYPGFKALADTLHLEIVPIPVLDHGPDLQALESLCRHRRVRAVYTMPTLHNPLGWVMSAGQRESLVTIARAHGLLIIEDAAYAFLAQNPPAPLAVLAPERTVYVSGLSKSVATGLRVGFVVAPLQHVPALERTIKATTWNTPGVMTAIATAWLDDGTVMQLEAEKRRDAQARQAVAREVLAGLRCIGHPSSYFLWLPLSEDARADQIAMALQRENVSVSTAEPFATSANVPHAFRLALGSVEMGALREALEKVKWMVGAYT, from the coding sequence ATGCCTCGTTCCCGCTACAAATCTCTGGTGGATGCATTGGCGGCGAATATCCGCTCAGGACGCCTGTTGCCGGGCACGCGCTTGCCGACGCACCGTCAGTTGGCGACCACGGAAGGCCTGGCCCTGGTGACGGCCAGCCGGGTCTATGCGGAGCTGGAAGCCATGGGCCTGGTCAGCGGGGAGACGGGGCGGGGGACGTTCGTCAGGGAAACCTCGTGGTCGCCCAACCAGGCTATCGATCAACACAGCGTTGCCGCCGGCATGACCGACCTGAACTTCAACTACCCGGCGCTTCCCGGGCAGACAGAACTGTTGCGCAATGCCTTGCGCCAGCTCGCCTCGGCCGGCGACCTGGAGGCGCTGCTGCGCTATCAGCCACACGCCGGGCGCCCCCATGAACGCGCCTCTGTGGCGCGCCATCTGAGTGTTCGCGGGCTGACGGTCGAGGCTGAGCAAGTGCTGATCGTCACCGGCGCTCAGCAAGGGCTGGCGGTGACGATGATGGCGCTGTTGCAACCCGGTGACGTGATTGCGGCGGACGCGTTGACCTATCCGGGGTTCAAGGCCCTGGCCGACACATTGCACCTTGAAATCGTGCCCATACCGGTGCTCGATCACGGGCCGGATCTGCAAGCGCTGGAAAGCCTGTGCCGGCATCGACGGGTGCGGGCCGTGTACACGATGCCGACCCTGCACAATCCGTTGGGTTGGGTGATGAGTGCCGGGCAACGGGAATCCCTGGTGACGATTGCACGTGCCCATGGGCTATTGATCATCGAGGACGCCGCTTACGCCTTTCTGGCGCAAAATCCCCCCGCACCGCTGGCGGTACTCGCCCCCGAGCGGACGGTTTACGTGTCCGGGCTGTCCAAAAGCGTGGCCACCGGGCTGCGCGTAGGCTTCGTCGTCGCCCCCCTGCAGCACGTGCCCGCGCTGGAGCGCACGATCAAGGCAACCACCTGGAATACCCCGGGGGTGATGACAGCGATTGCCACCGCATGGCTCGACGACGGCACTGTCATGCAACTGGAAGCCGAAAAACGCCGGGACGCGCAGGCACGGCAAGCCGTGGCCCGCGAGGTGCTGGCGGGGCTGCGCTGTATTGGCCATCCATCGTCGTATTTTCTTTGGCTGCCGTTGTCGGAAGACGCACGGGCCGACCAGATCGCCATGGCGCTGCAGCGGGAAAATGTCTCGGTTTCAACCGCCGAACCCTTTGCCACTTCGGCCAACGTCCCCCATGCGTTCCGTCTGGCACTGGGCTCCGTGGAGATGGGCGCCCTGCGGGAGGCGCTGGAAAAAGTGAAGTGGATGGTGGGGGCTTATACATAG
- the mqo gene encoding malate dehydrogenase (quinone), with translation MFKKLNTALLGLALSMGITSAYAEAKKVDVLLIGGGIMSATLGVWLNELEPDLSMEMVERLDGVAQESSNGWNNAGTGHSALAELNYTPEDDKGNVQITKAVEINEAFQISRQFWAWQVQQGVLKNPRSFINSTPHMSFVWGDDNIKFLKKRYEALQASPLFAGMQYSEDPAVIKKWVPLMMEGRDPNQKVAATWSPIGTDMNFGEITRQFVAHLQTTPKFDLKLSSEVQDITKNADGSWRVSYKNLKDGTKTETDAKFVFIGAGGGALHLLQKSGIPEAQEYAGFPVGGSFLVTENPTIAEQHLAKAYGKASVGAPPMSVPHLDTRVLDGKRVILFGPFATFSTKFLKEGSYLDLLTTTTTHNVWPMTRVGIKEYPLVEYLAGQLMLSDEDRMNALKEYFPNAKAEDWRLWQAGQRVQIIKRDEAAGGVLKLGTEIVASQDGTIAGLLGASPGASTAAPIMLTVLQKVFKDKVATPAWQEKLHQIVPSYGTQLNSSPEKVAQEWAYTAKVLELTPPPVIGQAAAPAAPAEKPKAVKENAATDMAL, from the coding sequence ATGTTTAAGAAACTGAACACAGCCCTGCTGGGGCTGGCTTTGTCGATGGGGATCACGTCCGCTTACGCGGAGGCAAAGAAAGTCGATGTGCTGCTCATTGGCGGCGGCATCATGAGTGCAACGCTGGGTGTATGGCTCAATGAGCTGGAACCCGACTTGTCGATGGAAATGGTCGAGCGCCTCGACGGCGTCGCCCAGGAAAGCTCCAACGGCTGGAACAACGCCGGTACCGGTCACTCCGCCCTGGCCGAGCTGAACTACACCCCGGAAGACGACAAGGGCAACGTCCAGATCACGAAAGCCGTTGAAATCAACGAAGCCTTCCAGATCTCCCGTCAGTTCTGGGCCTGGCAGGTTCAGCAAGGCGTACTGAAGAACCCGCGTTCGTTCATCAACTCCACTCCGCACATGAGCTTTGTGTGGGGCGATGACAACATCAAGTTCCTGAAAAAGCGCTACGAAGCCCTGCAAGCGAGCCCGCTGTTCGCCGGCATGCAGTACTCCGAAGACCCGGCTGTGATCAAGAAGTGGGTTCCGCTGATGATGGAAGGGCGTGACCCGAACCAGAAAGTCGCGGCCACCTGGAGCCCGATCGGTACCGACATGAACTTTGGCGAGATCACCCGCCAGTTCGTCGCGCACCTGCAAACCACGCCGAAGTTCGACTTGAAGCTGTCTAGCGAAGTGCAAGACATCACCAAGAACGCAGACGGCAGCTGGCGCGTCAGCTACAAAAACCTGAAAGACGGCACCAAAACCGAAACCGACGCCAAGTTCGTGTTCATCGGCGCGGGCGGCGGTGCACTGCACCTGCTGCAGAAGTCCGGCATTCCTGAAGCCCAGGAATACGCAGGCTTCCCGGTTGGCGGCTCGTTCCTGGTCACCGAAAACCCGACCATCGCCGAACAACACCTGGCCAAGGCCTACGGCAAAGCCTCCGTTGGCGCACCGCCAATGTCGGTTCCGCACCTGGACACTCGTGTTCTGGACGGCAAGCGCGTCATCCTGTTTGGCCCATTCGCGACCTTCAGCACCAAGTTCCTCAAAGAAGGCTCGTACCTGGACCTGCTGACCACTACCACCACGCACAACGTGTGGCCAATGACCCGCGTCGGCATCAAGGAATACCCACTGGTCGAGTACCTGGCAGGCCAACTGATGCTGTCTGACGAAGACCGCATGAATGCCCTGAAAGAATACTTCCCGAATGCCAAAGCCGAAGACTGGCGCCTGTGGCAAGCCGGCCAGCGCGTGCAAATCATCAAGCGTGATGAAGCTGCCGGTGGCGTGCTGAAGCTGGGTACCGAGATCGTTGCTTCGCAAGACGGCACCATCGCCGGCCTGCTGGGCGCATCGCCAGGCGCATCGACTGCCGCACCGATCATGCTGACCGTGCTGCAGAAAGTGTTCAAGGACAAGGTTGCGACTCCTGCCTGGCAGGAAAAACTGCACCAGATCGTGCCTAGCTATGGCACTCAGCTGAACAGCAGCCCTGAGAAGGTTGCGCAGGAGTGGGCCTACACCGCCAAGGTGCTGGAGCTGACTCCGCCGCCGGTGATTGGTCAGGCAGCGGCTCCTGCTGCTCCGGCTGAGAAGCCTAAGGCTGTGAAAGAGAATGCTGCGACGGATATGGCTCTGTAA
- a CDS encoding Hsp20/alpha crystallin family protein codes for MANFAKKLPVHTDDEKTTQQSLVPDPWRPLERLRQQVDHLFEDFNPGLALRPLRRGLFDVEPFWSRDFIGHSLPAVDITEKDESFEITAELPGMDQENIDLKLSNGNLIIKGEKKEDKEEKRKGYHLSERHYGSFERVFNLPKGVDADKIEASFSKGVLSITLPKKPQALTADKKVQIKSS; via the coding sequence ATGGCCAATTTCGCGAAAAAACTGCCGGTGCACACCGACGACGAAAAAACCACTCAACAATCGCTGGTGCCAGACCCTTGGCGGCCTCTGGAAAGGCTGCGCCAACAAGTCGACCACCTGTTTGAAGACTTCAATCCTGGCCTGGCGCTGAGACCTTTGCGGCGTGGGCTGTTTGATGTCGAACCATTCTGGAGCCGGGATTTTATCGGCCACAGCCTGCCTGCGGTGGATATCACCGAGAAGGATGAAAGCTTCGAAATCACCGCCGAATTGCCGGGCATGGATCAGGAGAATATCGACCTCAAACTGTCCAACGGCAATCTGATCATCAAGGGTGAAAAGAAAGAGGACAAGGAGGAAAAAAGGAAAGGCTATCACCTGTCAGAGCGTCACTATGGCTCCTTTGAACGGGTATTCAACCTGCCTAAAGGCGTCGACGCCGACAAGATCGAAGCAAGCTTCAGCAAAGGTGTGCTGAGCATTACGCTGCCGAAGAAGCCTCAAGCCCTGACCGCGGATAAAAAGGTGCAAATCAAATCAAGCTGA
- a CDS encoding DUF3885 domain-containing protein — translation MNLQREIDEVFERKAFERPLFYSYLGGLRFSLSEKGTAIEQFLLALQKARCICEDIFPEEGSLVVCLRVRSGANPFAHRPVLAELRAAGIKIPSNHSRWRNPIHPDDWFNEHEEEHWANVAFHAPLSLLQNFLWCALAKDFGDIRPRPFCDIYFFNLNLQVMAFPYDDRGMDVVGPNRTALAQLYQKHQRFLLTHDRPVMDEVFGVQEPHCR, via the coding sequence GTGAACCTACAGCGTGAAATTGACGAGGTTTTCGAAAGAAAAGCCTTCGAACGGCCACTGTTCTATTCCTACCTGGGAGGTTTGCGATTCAGCCTTTCCGAAAAGGGAACTGCCATTGAACAGTTTCTCCTGGCGCTTCAAAAAGCACGGTGCATTTGCGAGGACATATTCCCCGAGGAAGGATCGCTCGTTGTCTGTCTTCGTGTTCGTTCCGGAGCAAATCCATTTGCACACCGACCTGTTCTAGCGGAGCTTCGGGCGGCCGGTATCAAGATCCCCTCGAATCATTCCCGATGGCGTAACCCCATTCATCCGGACGATTGGTTTAATGAACATGAAGAAGAGCATTGGGCAAATGTCGCCTTTCATGCCCCATTGTCGCTACTTCAGAACTTTCTATGGTGTGCATTGGCGAAGGACTTTGGAGACATTCGGCCCCGCCCGTTTTGTGACATCTACTTTTTCAACCTGAACCTGCAGGTTATGGCATTTCCCTACGATGATCGCGGCATGGATGTCGTCGGACCGAACAGGACTGCCCTGGCGCAGCTGTATCAGAAACATCAGCGTTTTTTACTAACCCATGATCGGCCAGTGATGGATGAGGTATTCGGAGTCCAGGAACCCCATTGTAGATAA
- a CDS encoding DMT family transporter, whose amino-acid sequence MERTSNLQHHTTETTASGWLNGFIGVLIFSGSLPATRVAVLEFDPVFLTVARASIAAIVALCMLLLFKEKRPARNQLLSLAIVALGVVLGFPLLTALALQYVTSAHSIVFVGLLPLATAAFGVWRGGERPRPVFWFFSVLGSLLVVGFALSRGLTASPAGDILMLLAILACGLGYAEGAKLSKTLGGWQVISWALVLSLPMMIALTWFLAPPSFSAITLPAWFSLAYVSLFSMLIGFVFWYRGLAQGGIAAVGQLQLLQPFFGLALAATLLHEQVSLGMLGVTVAVILCVAGARKFSK is encoded by the coding sequence ATGGAACGCACATCGAACCTGCAACACCACACCACGGAAACGACCGCGAGCGGATGGCTCAACGGGTTCATCGGCGTGCTCATCTTCAGCGGCTCACTGCCGGCCACTCGGGTGGCCGTTCTGGAATTCGACCCGGTTTTCCTGACCGTCGCCCGGGCCAGTATCGCCGCCATTGTGGCGCTGTGCATGCTGCTCCTGTTCAAGGAAAAACGGCCGGCCAGGAATCAGCTTCTGTCCCTGGCAATCGTGGCCCTGGGCGTTGTATTGGGGTTTCCGCTGCTGACTGCGCTGGCATTGCAATATGTAACGTCTGCGCACTCCATCGTCTTCGTTGGCCTGTTGCCCCTGGCCACGGCTGCGTTCGGCGTCTGGCGCGGTGGCGAGCGCCCCCGGCCAGTGTTCTGGTTCTTTTCGGTGCTGGGAAGCCTGCTGGTGGTGGGGTTTGCCCTCTCCCGGGGCCTGACCGCGTCTCCTGCGGGGGACATTCTGATGTTGCTGGCGATCCTGGCCTGCGGGTTGGGCTATGCCGAAGGCGCGAAGCTTTCCAAAACCCTGGGAGGCTGGCAGGTGATTTCCTGGGCCTTGGTACTGTCGCTGCCCATGATGATTGCGCTAACCTGGTTCCTGGCCCCGCCCTCGTTCTCGGCAATCACCCTGCCCGCGTGGTTCAGCCTGGCTTACGTGTCGCTGTTCAGCATGCTGATCGGCTTCGTGTTCTGGTATCGCGGGCTGGCTCAGGGCGGGATTGCCGCCGTCGGCCAGCTTCAGTTGCTGCAGCCGTTTTTCGGCCTGGCACTGGCGGCCACGCTGCTGCACGAGCAGGTCAGCCTTGGCATGCTGGGGGTGACCGTGGCAGTGATTCTTTGCGTGGCCGGGGCACGAAAGTTCTCGAAATAG
- a CDS encoding winged helix-turn-helix domain-containing protein, with product MPFVFENYVLDQERRELTLRGQVVAVGPQVFDLLLLLVSNRDRVMSKDDLLKSVWSGRIVSESTITSHINAVRKAIGDTGEEQRLVRTVPRKGYRFVGEITVDEVGETRQPDIEEPTPVDLKPTPPPTLVLPDKPSITVLPFHNLSGDPEQEYFADGMVEDIIAALSRIRWLFVIARNSSFTYKGRDVDVQGVGQTLGVRYVLEGSVRKSGNKIRITGQLIDATTGTHIWAERFEGTLHDIFELQDQIAESVVGAIAPQLERAEIERAKRKPTESLDAYDYYLRGMAKLHNGTREAIEQALPLFYKAIELDPEFASAYGMAAWCHFWRKLNGWMTDRPQEIAEGARLARLAVELGRDDAVALTRGGHALAHLAGDVDGGIALLDRARLLNPNLAPAWFLGGILRALRGEADAAIKDLTHAVRLSPLDPEMFRMQVGMALAHFFAGRFDPASDWAEKALGNLPCLLASVALMAASHALSGRMDKAKQAMQRLHELDPSLRVSNLKDWLPIQRPEDFARFADGLRLAGLPE from the coding sequence TTGCCATTCGTGTTTGAAAACTACGTGCTCGACCAGGAGCGCCGGGAACTGACCTTGCGCGGACAAGTGGTGGCTGTCGGGCCGCAGGTTTTCGATCTATTGCTGCTGCTCGTCAGCAACCGCGATCGCGTCATGAGCAAGGACGACCTGCTCAAGTCAGTGTGGAGCGGTCGGATCGTCTCGGAATCGACGATCACCAGCCACATCAATGCGGTGCGCAAGGCCATCGGCGATACCGGCGAGGAGCAGCGCCTGGTGCGCACGGTCCCCCGTAAGGGATACCGCTTCGTCGGCGAGATAACGGTGGATGAGGTCGGCGAAACGCGACAGCCTGACATCGAAGAACCCACGCCCGTGGACTTGAAGCCAACGCCTCCGCCCACGCTCGTCCTCCCGGACAAACCCTCCATTACTGTCCTGCCCTTCCACAACCTGAGCGGCGATCCGGAACAGGAGTATTTCGCCGACGGCATGGTGGAGGACATCATCGCCGCCCTGTCGCGAATCCGCTGGCTGTTCGTCATCGCGCGCAATTCAAGCTTCACCTACAAGGGTCGGGACGTGGACGTCCAGGGCGTCGGCCAGACGCTCGGCGTGCGCTACGTGCTGGAAGGTAGCGTGCGCAAGTCCGGGAACAAGATACGCATCACCGGGCAGCTCATCGACGCGACGACCGGGACGCATATCTGGGCGGAGCGCTTCGAAGGAACGCTCCACGACATCTTCGAGCTGCAGGATCAAATCGCCGAAAGCGTCGTCGGCGCCATAGCACCGCAACTGGAACGGGCGGAAATCGAGCGCGCCAAGCGCAAACCGACCGAAAGCCTGGACGCTTACGACTATTACCTGCGCGGCATGGCGAAACTGCACAACGGCACCCGCGAAGCCATCGAGCAAGCGCTGCCGTTGTTCTACAAGGCCATCGAGCTCGATCCGGAGTTTGCATCGGCCTACGGCATGGCAGCCTGGTGCCACTTCTGGCGCAAGTTGAATGGCTGGATGACCGATCGGCCTCAAGAAATCGCCGAGGGCGCACGACTTGCGCGTTTGGCGGTAGAACTCGGCCGGGATGATGCGGTGGCGCTGACGCGAGGCGGACATGCACTTGCCCATCTCGCCGGCGATGTCGATGGCGGCATTGCCCTGCTCGACAGGGCACGCCTGCTCAACCCCAACCTCGCCCCCGCCTGGTTCCTGGGCGGTATCCTGCGCGCACTGCGCGGCGAAGCAGATGCCGCCATCAAGGATTTGACCCATGCCGTTCGCTTGAGTCCGCTGGATCCGGAAATGTTCAGGATGCAGGTCGGGATGGCGCTCGCGCACTTCTTCGCCGGGCGCTTCGATCCAGCTTCTGACTGGGCGGAAAAGGCACTGGGGAACCTGCCCTGCCTCCTGGCATCGGTTGCCCTGATGGCGGCCAGTCACGCGCTCAGCGGACGGATGGACAAAGCGAAGCAAGCGATGCAGCGCCTGCACGAACTGGATCCGTCCTTGCGCGTCTCTAACCTGAAAGACTGGCTGCCCATCCAGCGACCCGAGGATTTTGCGCGGTTTGCGGATGGGTTGCGGCTGGCTGGGTTGCCGGAGTGA